The proteins below come from a single Triticum aestivum cultivar Chinese Spring chromosome 5D, IWGSC CS RefSeq v2.1, whole genome shotgun sequence genomic window:
- the LOC123124582 gene encoding RING-H2 finger protein ATL56-like encodes MDYDDMLDWIIWVLLLIFAVIAALSAAVALAVAIAEVVRHVRQHCKWLSIERLLESIPDVAYKQMPDRDGGSPSEEEGKELRRSQSSCVICLAQYEGGERCSVLPGCGHVFHRGCVATWLHTTHNTCPLCRATIAAGAAARKDNAAEDMV; translated from the coding sequence ATGGACTACGATGACATGTTAGATTGGATCATATGGGTGCTTTTGTTGATCTTCGCCGTCATCGCTGCGCTCAGCGCCGCCGTGGCGCTCGCCGTGGCGATCGCCGAGGTGGTCCGTCACGTGCGGCAGCACTGCAAGTGGCTGTCCATCGAGCGGCTGCTGGAGAGCATACCCGACGTCGCATACAAGCAGATGCCCGATCGAGACGGCGGCTCTCCgtcggaggaggaggggaaggagttGCGCCGGAGCCAGAGCTCGTGCGTGATCTGCCTGGCGCAGTACGAGGGCGGCGAGCGGTGCAGCGTCCTGCCGGGATGCGGCCACGTGTTCCACAGGGGCTGCGTCGCGACGTGGCTGCACACCACGCACAACACCTGTCCGCTCTGCCGGGCGACGATAGCCGCTGGCGCCGCGGCACGGAAGGACAACGCCGCAGAGGATATGGTGTAA